AACACAGTAGGAATGTGACAGTATCCACTAGAGGACCAGCTCAGTCTGAATGATTCTCTTGTTCTCTTCTCTTGTTATCTTGTTTTTAGATGGATACGTGACTTACAGTTTGTTTCGCTGCCTGTTTAATTCCACTGAACTGAAGGACATCCAGTATATCTATTCTAgatattataacaaagtggaattTGCCAGATTTGACAGCAATTTGGGAAAGTATGTTGGATACACTGAGTTTGGTGTGAAGAATGCAGAGCGTTGGAACAATGATCCTGATGTACTGAGCAGGAGGAGAGCTCAGAAGGAGACATTCTGCCATCACAACACTGGGATTTGGTACAGAAACGTTCTGCTCAAGTCAGGTGAGCCACTGTTTCCATGACATCATCAGATGAATCCTCAGAATTCACCCTGATGGAATAATTATTAACACAACACAGTCTACAGCAGTGGCATGCTCTCCTTGCTTGTGCTGTCAGAACAAATTGAAATACTAATTTTAAACTTCTGTGTCCACACTGTTTCACCAAGATAGTTCTGTTAAACTGTACAGAGTAACTTCACCATTTTGTGCGCACTTTATGCTTTTGGTACATTAGTCCAAAAAGAGTCCCCTCATTATTATATTCCAGTGAAACCATCAGTCAGGCTTCACTCTGTGACGCCTGCTGGTGGTCATCATCCTGCCATGGTGGTCTGCAGCATCTACAACTTCTATCCTAAACAAGTCAAAGTGAGCTGGTTGAGAAATGGGCAGGAAGTCACCTCTGATGTCACTTCCACTGATGGGATGTCAGATGGTAATTGGCTCTACCAGATACACTCCCACCTGGAATACACACCTAGGTGAGTCCAGGTCAGGCCTGGTGAGGAGTTTTTTAATACAGAAGAAAAATCTACTATgactatttctttatttttttaatccaggAAGGGGCAATGTAGTGCAGAAAATAAGTCACTTTTAGATCATACGAGTGTAATTCCAGATTAATGACCTAGTCCAGTTCATTTAGTGTTGTCTGTGAGAGTCAGTGATGTTGGTTTCTTTGTGTTGAAGGTCTGGAGAGAAGATATCCTGTATGGTGGAGCACGCCAGCCTGAAGGAACCTCTGATCACTGACTGGGGTAAACACCTGTCTGTATCTACACACTTGAGCAACTGCCTGTCtgactgtttttcacctgtgtgTCCTCAGACTCGTCCATGCCTGAGTCAGAGAGGAACAAACTCGCCATCGGAGCCTCAGGACTGATCCTGGGTCTGACCTTATCTCTGGCTGGATTTGTTTACTACAGGTGGAAGGCCCGAGGTCAGAGCACGACACACCTTTATACCAAGCCCTGTATAAATTGTAAACATCTTTTAACTATACAAATGatgaattaaaaacatgaattaagGTATATGTCAATTTATTTGAGAACATATTTTAACTGGTTCAGGCTACGAACATGTGAGTAGAATTGCTGGTTTGAAGCAGTCAGATCTGTTCTAACAATGACCTGTCTCCTTGTTTTCTCTGCCTGTGCCCCAGGACTGATGCTGGTTCCCAGTAGCTGATCCTGATTGTGGACCTGGGCCTGGTTCTGCTTCTGTCTGTCAGCTGAAAGCAAAAGCAGAAGCTGCTGGAAGCTCTGTGTTTGATCAAGGCTCTTTGAGACGGGCTGAATGTGGACTGTGGTGCATCTCCTGGAGCCTCAATGCTGTGCAAAGTGTTCTTAGAGTCTTTACACCTGTCTGACCACAGGAACGTCTCAGGTCCAACCAGAATGTCACTTCTGGTAAAATGTAGTTTAACATGTGACATTTATTTTACCTGACCTGAAAAAACCCAGGTGTGTGGTGGGAAACGGACTCTTTCTGTTAGGATACCTGGgcgttgacccagtgttttgagctTTGCATTATAATTGAACtttcattttgtcattatttattatttctagtCTTTTGGGTTCTATGTTAGAGTTTTTAGTCTTCTGGTTTCTGTCTCCGTCttcctctgtctcccctgtcagctgtatccgcTTGTCAAGTCTGcatctgtgttttatgtttcctgttttactttgaaagtccgtgtctcaGGTGGGtgtttttagttttgcttcccttgtcttgtTTGGCCTGATTTggctcagctgtgtttccctcctgccTCCCATAACCTAATTGTTCCAATTGTGTATTTAAGCCATGTGTTTTCCTCGGTTGGTGTTGCAATTTCCCTCATCCCGTGCTTTGTGTTTTGCCTCTCTACCTGGTTAAGTTGTTATCATTTCCAATATACTTAGTTTTCTGCTCTTTTTTCTCATCCAGCAATAAAAGCTGAGCTTTGAGTTCACGTTTGCTTCTGTGAGACTGcactttcatcatcatcatagtttatttatatagcactttaaaacacACAGGGCTGACCAAAGTGCAGAACAACAGACTTTGGGTCCTATCTTGCCTTCACACAGCTTTCAAATGATACTTTCAGTGCTCAGGCTGGTAGAAATGCTGGAATGGACGCCActccatgtgtgtttgtgtaaatttCTAGTGTTAACACCCACATTCAGACGCTCAGACTCTCAGGTGTTTGTTGGATTTTACTTCCTGATTCTTCTCAATAAATCAGTTGTTGTGATGTTATAATTTTGCAATGTGAAAACACCATCACACAACACATCAAACCCTAACCCCATAACCATAAATACAGCTCGGTAACCCTAACTATGATCACATTCTAACCCTGACCACAAAAACCCCCTTTCTGGGAATATTTCCTGAGTTGACACAGTTGTAAGACTATGACATGACAGTGTAGTTAGttacttgcaatgttgaacctggaccAGTATTAATTAATTATGATGATCCAGAAATGACACCAGTATGGGACTATACCACAGGGTCTTTGTGAAAGGTTAAAAATATAACTTAGCAATATCAGTTTGCTAATTCAGTATAACGTcaccgtcactctccgtcaATGCCTTAATTGGATTTTTCCGTATTTATATATAGGACACAGATATTGGAGGAGGAGCCGTCCTGTTCTCCGGCaggaagcaccatgccctcctgtgttttaaatgcactttagaacagcacgCGGTAACACTAtatatgagcgggcggagggaaGTTTGGGGTCTTCACTCACCCTCGTTCTGTTATCCGTCATTGCTTGGGGGctgggatgcggggcctccctgctactgcagataaggggcggtctgcttgcctccaccccagaGAGAAGGGTGTGCCTGTTTgcgtctgtgtctatatgtcaggttgggtcttAGACTtgacctctctgggaacatctcaggctctccgaggtatggaggcctatctccctcaccacactctctgccggtggctgatgccctcagacgtCGGtacattggtggttcttggtgtctggggctgggcgctcatgtATGTACCAGCTCACTCCTGGTAGATGATTGGCGGGGCTTGGTGCCTGTGGCCCGGCTGGGCTCCTTGCGTGGGAAGGGGgtgccctcaggcctctgggcctggggcttggtcctctctggcacagctggctgccggcagagccagcgggcacgccactgcaacccctctggcctctgctccgggctgctgggtgacccctcatttggggctctcctcagctcttcccaggagggtggcatggTTACCCctttggtggtcctccttgggtccccgtactctggggcctctggatgtctggggcccggatctcctccatacctgcttcatgccctgggggacggggctatggctccccacactgcttagcagatcattacatggagaaaccttttgagtACAAGCGTGCTGATCCACACAGatgtgcacacaggtgtacacacaggtgttcacagacacaaactacacctttcttggctgctacctcaaagcacattgtgcactGTCGATCTTGCTTACTGCACAATAACatgtaatatttagtatctactgttagctagtttattgtgatggtgttgtgtttattatgttgctcttttttgtttgttttctcttctgtttttttcttctccgtACAGGTGatctcttccttttttttttgtttgtgccttttttcttcccccctttctcaccatctcttctctcctctagtttttctttctctccctttttttctttcattctttctttctccctgtcctatcccccagtcatgtctgtcccatttgtaacaaccaaaaataaaataaaataaatacataattataataaaggtcaatcaaatgcaccaatatggcaaggccatgatgacccacttggtaaagtaaatccactaggcatctttcttggccttcagacaacaattctgatggctaaagatccaaacgggacaggccaACTAAataagatagcgtaggccccaatagctgttccccggcagaccccaagcagctggggaaagagggtgGCTTTGCCCGGCTAACCGTGACAAAATTTATTAAACTCCCCGAaaatgactatccagagttgggaccaggaagcagagttgcagtcttacacacctctctgcagcttctctcctcctgtgaaggttacaaatgatcttcttatggcctctgacagtggactcatctctgtgcttgtcctgctagacctcagtgcagcgttcgatactgtcgaccataatatcctattagagcgattagaacatgctgtaggtattacaggtactgcactgcagtggtttgtatcatatctatctaatagactccaatttgtacatgtaaatggagagtcctcttcacacactaagttcaattatggtgttccacagggttcagtgctaggaccaattctatttacattataaatgcttccctaggcagcatcattagaagacatagcatacattttcactgctatgcagatgacacgcagctctatctatccatgaagccaggtaacacacaccaattagttaaactgcaggaatgtcttaaagacataaagacctggatggccgctaactttctgcttcttaattcagataaaactgaggttattgtactcggccctgaaaatcttagaaatatggtatctaaccagactcttactctggatggcattaccttggcctccagtaatgctgtgaggaaccttggagtcatttttgaccaggacatgtccttcaacgcacatatgcTTGCCTGaggctttcttccatttgcacaacatctctaaagttagaaatatcctgtctcagagtgacgctgaaaaactagttaatgcatttattacttccaggctgtaattcattataatcaggaagtcctaaaaactcgctgaaactcgctgaaaagccttcagttaatccaaaatgctgcagcaagagtactgacagggactagaaagagagagcatattgttttggcttcccttctttggcttcctgttaaatccagaattgaattcaaaatcctgctcctcacatacaaggtcttaaataatcaggccccatcttatcttaatgaccttgtagtaccatatcaccctattagagcacttcgcctctgcactgcaggcttacttgttgttcctagagtatttaaaagtagaatgggaggagagccttcagttttcaggcccctcttctgtggaaccagcttccagtttggattcaggagacagacactatctctactttcaagattaggcttcaaactttcctttttgctaaagcatatagttagggctggaccaggtgaccctgaatccttccttagttatgctgcaatagacgtaggctgccgggggattcccatgatgcattgagtttttcctttccagtcacctttctcactcactatgtgttaaccctttaagacctaccatagaaccaagtctgcTAGAGcttatattgtatttttacatgttgtagtgccatttttgggagcatttcaagttgatatacatcaatacaaggGTGAACAAATGTGTCTTCAACTTAGTTTTAAAAACCTCCATGGAGCATGCCTGCCTAATATTttgagggaggttgttccacaaGAATGGGGCACAAAAGGAAAAAGCACGCTCTCCAACTGTCTTATTTCTGTCTCCAGGAACCTTCAGAAGGCCAGAGTCCTGAGATCGTAGAGAATGGGACGGAACATAAATGTGTAAATGGTCGGAGAGGTATGAAGGTGCCAATCCATTTAGAGCCTTGTAGGTGAGCAGCAGGACCTTAAAATTTGCTCAAACTTGACAAGGTAGCCAATGAAGAGATGTGCTCAAATTTCCCAGTTCTTATTAAAATGCAAGCTGCTGCATTTTGCACCATCTGTAGACCTCTGAAACTTGTCTGATTTTGGCTATGTCCCTCAAATGATAAAAGGTGGTCTTTGTTATCTCTTTTACATGAGACTCAAAGGAGAGCACCATGTCGAACCACACGCCCAAGTTTTTACCTTGTCCCTGCAAATTATGACTTCGTCATCAATTTTCAAGATGAAATTTTGGGACAAGTGCTGAAATGTTTGTGGCCCAATGACCATCAACTCTGTCTTATCAGTATTTAGGAGCAAGAAATTATCCGATAACCAGCCCCTGATTGCAGATACACAAGATTCTAGTTCAGAGACTTCAGCACAATTTCTAATGGTTAAAGGAGCATAAAGCTGCAGGTCATCAGCGTAACAATGAAAAGTTACAGGGAAAGAACGTAAAAGAACACCAAGAGGCAGCAGATGCATGGTATGGAGCCCTGAGGGACCCCATGCCTCACTGCACAGGTCTTGGAgagatcatttttaaaactaacaGTCTGAGACCTCTCAGACAGGTAGGATCGCAGCCATGATAAAACATTTCCTGTAACTCCAATaaaatggaggaggaggaggagtccaaatcgtaatcaaacagccctacagatacaaaaacgtgaaaatataaacaaccagactatcagcagtgatttaagtactttaagacctctgtgaaaatcatttacagtatatatcacagaatttaaggcctttataatcacagaacatacagagaaaagtactaaactgaatcaatttcagctttcgtttctcatgatgtatattgtattaataattaaacttcattatctgtatctttaccacacagttgtagatactataggttcagtgaatgcttacattgcactgattagaatatactggacattcaaagctaagattcagcgcactgtgttagaggctgggatttgatgacttcatcatatatacaacctttgatcatcatttatgtccagttgagaatgaatctgtgcactcacattaaatgaactgaaatcagtagtgtgatctccagtcttgatataaggaatgagagaactgacagctgttattttaatcagcctgtctcagttgttttaactctaagtatcacaaagtaatgtggtaacatctggactgacgagtttagtGTCAGCATTGTAAttgctagtttaaaggctgtaggttgcagccattgctctaacactgtataaatgtaagaggcctcagtgctggttctaacagtctgagctgcttccagctttatttgtgaagagcacagcagcttacagcTGCGaggtaaaactttcattagctaagatgatcttaaaataacggggctacgtgcgcTGATGCTAGTGTAGCCGGTCTGGCCTTAAACTCTGATTGCCGTTAGCTCTCTGCGTTGTGTTGTGCAAATGACCAGAGGAATCAGCTCTCACTTTGCCAGCTGGGCAGATTTATTCTCCCagaactgtttaaaataaaaataaaacagtacagCGACTTCACTTTACTGGACTTCTGCATGAACACCTCTCCTCAGCGGGACCTCTAGGCGACTGAGGTGCAACATCACAATAAAATCTAATTAACAAATAATACtgctaaaatgtatttataatcaTATATAACAAATGAAAATGCACTGCATCGTGAACATATAGTGACAAGTACCTCATCAACAAAATTATAGTTTAGGGAGACTTCATTTACCAGTGgcaattttacatatttttttagttACATATATCTAACAGTAAGTTGAAACAGTGAACATGAATCACAAACAAAAGATATAACCAGTACAcatgacacaaaaataaaagagggAGCTCACAtacctgtttaaaataaaaataaaacagtacagCGACTTCACTTTACTGGACTTCTGCATGTACACCTTTAAGGGAGAGAGAAGGATAGCGGACCACATGAGAAGTCACCTGCATGCTCCTATGCTCTCATCTGAGGATGGCTAACTAGCATGTTACAATAAAGTGCTGTACTCGACAGAGAAACAATAATTCACACTAAAACATCGAACAGAACTGTGAGACAAAATGTACAAAGGGAACAAGCAGTGTTTGAATTACTTTTAGttactttaactgtgtttatTCACTCTGTAACTGAGAACACTAGCGTACGCTCACCTCTCCTCAGCGGGACCTCTAGGCAACTGAGGAAAATAGCGCCCCCGCAGCTACAGGAAGTGACTTCGTGggaagtcaaaggtcacacaaacaaaataaaagctcccaaaatataaatacagaaaataaacatatataaaaaaacacatatacataacCAATACTGACAAAGCAAAATAACACTGCAGGATGGATCTTTAgtgaaatataaattattttttaatacaccCATTACactagcgttagccacgttagcaccttaccttcaacaggtggtcagactgtgtagacaggcactcagtcagaggttggctctctgtttcgctgcagggtcccttcattcttcacatatccgtgtcgagccgagtgtaaatcccgaggctgaacggcctttgtacaagcacacacgcttcttagcagggcgaagctatgagctagaaaaatccaggctggcagacagcctgtgtctgaccaaccaatcagagagctccttacatcccacggtgtggctaatttgaatagcctccagcaagttgttaatcgaagagctaatccagcagctaatccagaagctaatccagcagctaatcctggagcgaacaggaaagggaaatggattttgaactgcagtttattaaattgcaagtggaaaaaggattttgaactgcagtttattaaagtgcaattggaaaaaggattttgaaatgtaattggaaaaaggattttgaaatgcagtttattaaattggaattcaaaaatgaatttacaattgcagaatttattctacaattcattattaaagcacagagatttttatttcgatgcgcgtggctcttgtggtcctccatatcTGTGGAGTGATTTGGTCTAAAAGCAGACTGAAATGGTTCAAACAGATTGTTTGCTGACAAATGCTCAGTGAGCTGCTTCGAAACCATGagccacaaacaaacaaaaagcattaATGTCTCTGTAACATCTCGATAACGGTGTCAGTGACAGCAGTCAGAAAAAGCTCACAGTGGAGCTGGACATATTTAACTAAAAAGCAGAATTTGTGAAAACCAAATGACTTCAGGTTTATGAATTTGGTCACTTTTTTGCAGAGCTTGAATAATCAGGACTCCATCTGATGCAGTCACAGCATGCGATTTTCCTCCTCACCCTGATGTCCTTCAGCTGTGTTGTGTAAATAAACAGAGAAGCTGAAATGAGCTCTAAGTTTGTTTCTGCTACAGCTCCAAGATCCGActgtaaacactgaaacctgATGTTCCAGTTTAAAGATAATGAAGCCTGAAGATCGTTCttgctattttttttatctttttccttctcagatATAACGACATATCTACAAGCTAACATTCTTCTATAGTTTTTAACAGAAGAATACAGCGAGTCACTCATatgtttcttccttttccttctctctgCTCAAAGCCACTGTAGGATCTACTCACTGATGCCCCCTGAGTTTAATTCCATATTGCAGTTTGTCTCAGCTCCCTGCTGAATacttttaaattcagttcttaTGAATTCTTTTGGCGGCAGAAAAAGACTGGACTTTACATTTCCGGAAATGGAGGCCTGAACACACGAAGACAAAAGCTCAGGTCTGAATGCAGTAGCAGCCAGTATGGTTATATTTCTGCAGcacgtcacacacacactcagttagttcctctttctttttgtatCTGATTTCCTGTGCAGCTCTGCACTAAACTACCCCTTTCTAAAGTCTGTTGCCAGGGCGACCTGTCACCCTCTGACCTAGTTTTTGTCTCGTCTGGGCTTGGTTTCTAAAGGCCTCtcttattaaaatacataaaacaatataatcagaaaataagcactaagaatatatatttatttcgtAACAATACTCCGTCTGTATAACAAATATGTTACCAAACATAACAAACCAGAGTGCAGCTCAGTCATTACTGaatcctttccttctgattcttctggAACTCACTGATATAGTGACAACTTCacagataagtggaagaagatggagggATGGTTTTAGTAGGCTGGACAGCAGGAAACATGATTTTATGATGCTAGGCTAACCTGTAAGAGCTGTTTGTACTGATAAAGAATAATACTCAGACTTTCACCTTCACTGTTTCACTAAAGCTTAAAGAGTCAATGTCCACAATTTACACTTTCATTACAGTAAACTTTATTAAAGCAGTTTAGcaaaatcaaataataataataatcagatGACTTAAACTCTACTGATGTAACTAAGCTACTCTGAGCTAATGCTGAGTTTGTTCTTCTCTTTGGTGAGGAGAGGTTGGAGGAAGGATGAACACAGCCAGGCCTAAAGATGCTCCTATCCCCGAGTTTTGTGTTGATGATAATCCCCCAACAGGAGAGCAGCTGGGCATCCAGTGGAAGTGTGATGTCATCCAAATCCTTCTGAATGAACCATCTAACATGGCAACAATGAGCAAAGCCAAAAATCACACAATCAGGTTGACAGGTTCACAGGTTGGACTGAGGTTCCCCCTCTAGTGTCTCTGCTGGAGTCTTCAACATGAACCTCTTAGTTCCAACCTGCTGACCTGCTCCTCTCACAGAAGACtaatttatctttgattaacaataaaaatgctttattattagGAAACAGAGAAAAGTTCTGTTTCAGCACTCTGATCATATTTAATCACATAAAGCTGGATATTAAGACCTTTGAACGAGCTGTGATGTAGAGGCAGCCAGGGGGGACTTCTAGATCTTTCTACCCCAGGTCACATGACACTCATACATGTGATTGTGCTATAAAATGATTGTAGATCAATTTATTGACTAGTAATTATGAATAAAGCAGAGCTGCATCACTCTGTATTCACGCAAATACTTGAGGAAGTCTCTGAATGAGCGATGTGAGGATCCACTGTTCTCAACCTCGGCTGACTTGACTCAGACTGAagcttgatttagacttctgtgaGTAATCTGAGTAATCTTACGCTGTAACCTTCCACGTGACCTCATGTGCACCTCCTGACAAACGTAATTACGCGTTGGGTGGACACACGGTGACTTGAATGGTGTGGAAGGTTGTGGTGTTGGGTTCAGATTTCCTGCAGAAGATTAATCAAACTTCACTCAGGGCTCTGCCTAAACCTGACCACTCAGAAGTCATGCTCGCTGCTgacatcaataaataaataaatgttggagTATGCACACAGCTCTGTGACCTCTTGTAACGTCCGGTGGAGATGAAGCCAGCCGCGGAGGTATGCAGGTGGAAAGGGAATGAACAACAGCTTCTGACTTTCCAAAAGTACTCATTTATTTagaatatcaaaaataaaagtgctaCCTCTACCACACATTACTTGAGAGCACACTGGTCCGTGTACACACGGGAGCATCCATTACAGGGAGAGTgcgaagaagaacaaaaaggggTGACACACCAGTCATGAGACAGGAGGCACCGGCATGTGGTGATACACTGCATTACAACAGCAACGGTTACACTCTTCAGCCACTGGACTCTCCCCCTTTGAATCTTCACTCTGTTATCAACCTCCACTCTTCCCCACGGTTGAAGGTGAGCACTCAGTTCCCTCCGTGCACCATCATCTTCGTCGTTGCCTCCCTCTTTGAAGCTGCACCCAAGAGACTCTGTTAACGACATAAGAACAAATAGCCATCAGAGCCCTGAACTATCATAACAGTCAGGTCAGAGTATCTGATTACCTTGTTGGAATATACCTTTGCCCTCGGAGTGTGAGTCTGAAGAAACCTGCTCCCAGTTTCACTGGTCTGTTTGAGATAAATACCATGATTAATCCTGTCTGCTGGCTTAAAGAAGCCTCATAGCATGAGAGTTCATCATGTGTTTGTCGTTTCCCAGCTGAAACCAGGAGCTGCTGACTTCATTTTCCGTAATATTTCAATGTGTTTGTCCGTGCATAGATTTAGCATGCTAG
The sequence above is a segment of the Oreochromis aureus strain Israel breed Guangdong linkage group 3, ZZ_aureus, whole genome shotgun sequence genome. Coding sequences within it:
- the LOC116328438 gene encoding H-2 class II histocompatibility antigen, E-S beta chain-like, which gives rise to MASMFLCFTILFITLCTADGYVTYSLFRCLFNSTELKDIQYIYSRYYNKVEFARFDSNLGKYVGYTEFGVKNAERWNNDPDVLSRRRAQKETFCHHNTGIWYRNVLLKSVKPSVRLHSVTPAGGHHPAMVVCSIYNFYPKQVKVSWLRNGQEVTSDVTSTDGMSDGNWLYQIHSHLEYTPRSGEKISCMVEHASLKEPLITDWDSSMPESERNKLAIGASGLILGLTLSLAGFVYYRWKARGLMLVPSS